One stretch of Campylobacter sp. CCS1377 DNA includes these proteins:
- the rpsH gene encoding 30S ribosomal protein S8 encodes MINDIISDSLTRIRNAGMRRLETTKLLHSKVVEALVGIFQTKGYIESFDVIEEDKKKFINVVLKYDERGNSVINEIKRVSKPGRRVYKGKDEIKRFKNGYGTIVVSTSRGVLANDEAYKAGVGGEILCTIW; translated from the coding sequence ATGATAAATGATATAATTTCAGATTCACTCACAAGAATTCGTAATGCGGGAATGAGAAGACTTGAAACCACCAAGCTTTTACATTCTAAAGTTGTAGAAGCTTTAGTTGGAATTTTTCAAACTAAAGGTTATATTGAAAGTTTTGATGTAATTGAAGAAGACAAGAAAAAATTCATCAATGTTGTTTTAAAATACGATGAAAGAGGTAATAGTGTAATTAATGAAATTAAAAGAGTTTCTAAGCCTGGTCGTCGCGTTTATAAAGGAAAAGATGAAATTAAGCGTTTTAAAAATGGTTATGGTACTATCGTAGTTAGCACATCTCGTGGTGTTTTAGCAAACGATGAAGCTTATAAAGCTGGAGTTGGTGGCGAAATTTTATGCACCATTTGGTAA
- a CDS encoding type Z 30S ribosomal protein S14: MAKKSMIAKAARKPKFSVRGYTRCQICGRPHSVYRDFGICRVCLRKMANEGLIPGLKKASW, encoded by the coding sequence ATGGCTAAAAAATCAATGATTGCAAAAGCAGCGCGTAAACCTAAATTTAGCGTGAGGGGATATACTAGATGCCAAATTTGTGGGCGTCCACATTCAGTTTATAGAGATTTTGGAATTTGCAGAGTTTGTTTAAGAAAAATGGCAAATGAAGGCTTAATTCCAGGTCTTAAGAAAGCAAGTTGGTAA
- the rplE gene encoding 50S ribosomal protein L5, producing MRLKEKYDSQIKAALVKEFDIKNPMLVPALEKVVISVGAGELAKDQKVLQNVADTISLIAGQKAVITKAKKSVAGFKVREGFPVGVMVTLRKENMFAFLDKLITIALPRVKDFRGLSRDGFDGRGNYNFGLDEQLMFPEVEYDKILRTHGMNISIVTTAQNDKEAQKLLELIGVPFTKGK from the coding sequence ATGAGATTAAAAGAAAAATATGATTCACAAATCAAAGCTGCTTTGGTTAAAGAATTTGATATTAAAAATCCTATGCTTGTTCCTGCACTTGAAAAAGTGGTTATTAGCGTAGGTGCAGGTGAGCTTGCAAAAGATCAAAAAGTATTACAAAATGTTGCTGATACTATTTCTTTAATAGCAGGACAAAAAGCAGTGATTACTAAAGCTAAAAAATCTGTTGCGGGATTTAAGGTTCGTGAAGGTTTTCCTGTAGGAGTAATGGTAACTTTAAGAAAAGAAAATATGTTTGCTTTTCTTGATAAACTCATTACCATAGCTCTTCCTCGTGTGAAAGATTTTAGAGGTTTAAGTAGAGATGGTTTTGATGGACGCGGAAATTATAATTTCGGACTTGATGAGCAATTAATGTTCCCAGAAGTAGAATACGATAAAATTTTACGCACTCATGGTATGAATATTTCTATTGTTACAACAGCACAAAATGATAAAGAGGCACAAAAGTTATTAGAACTTATCGGTGTGCCATTTACAAAAGGAAAATAA
- the rplX gene encoding 50S ribosomal protein L24, whose translation MAVKLKIKKGDSVKIITGDDKGKTGKVLAVYPKTLKVVVEGCKIAKKAVKPSDKNPNGGFINKEMPMDISNVAKVQE comes from the coding sequence ATGGCGGTTAAATTGAAAATTAAAAAAGGTGATAGCGTTAAGATTATCACCGGTGATGACAAAGGTAAAACAGGTAAGGTTTTAGCTGTATATCCAAAAACTCTTAAAGTAGTAGTTGAAGGATGTAAAATTGCTAAAAAAGCAGTTAAGCCTAGTGATAAAAACCCAAATGGTGGTTTTATAAATAAAGAAATGCCGATGGATATTTCCAATGTGGCAAAAGTTCAGGAGTAA
- the rplN gene encoding 50S ribosomal protein L14, with the protein MVQSFTRLAVADNSGAKELMCIKVLGGSKRRYATVGDVIVASVKKALPNGKVKKGQVVKAVIVRTKKEIHRDNGSLIRFDENAAVILDAKREPIGTRIFGPVGREVRYGGFMKIVSLAPEVL; encoded by the coding sequence ATGGTTCAAAGTTTTACAAGACTTGCAGTAGCTGATAACAGCGGTGCAAAAGAATTAATGTGTATTAAGGTTTTAGGAGGTAGCAAAAGAAGATATGCTACTGTAGGTGATGTAATTGTTGCATCTGTAAAAAAAGCTTTACCTAACGGTAAGGTTAAAAAAGGTCAAGTAGTAAAAGCAGTTATTGTTAGAACTAAAAAAGAAATTCATAGAGATAATGGTTCTTTGATTCGTTTTGATGAGAATGCCGCGGTTATTCTTGATGCTAAAAGAGAACCTATCGGAACTCGTATCTTTGGACCAGTGGGCAGAGAAGTTAGATATGGTGGCTTTATGAAAATCGTTTCACTAGCACCGGAGGTATTATAA
- the rpsQ gene encoding 30S ribosomal protein S17, whose translation MTFKREIQGVIVQKSGDKTVSVLVERKVVHPRYRKIVKRFKKYLIHDERNEAKVGDVIVAIECRPLSKRKSFRLKSVLATGVE comes from the coding sequence ATGACATTTAAAAGAGAAATTCAGGGCGTTATTGTTCAAAAATCAGGTGATAAAACTGTAAGCGTATTAGTAGAAAGAAAAGTGGTTCATCCAAGATACAGAAAAATCGTAAAACGCTTTAAAAAATATCTAATCCATGATGAAAGAAATGAAGCTAAAGTGGGTGATGTGATCGTTGCGATAGAATGCAGACCACTTTCTAAAAGAAAATCATTTCGCTTAAAATCTGTATTAGCGACAGGAGTTGAGTAA
- the rpmC gene encoding 50S ribosomal protein L29 has translation MKYTEIKDKTAAELATMLKEKKVLLFTLKQKLKTMQLTNPKEISQAKKDIARINTAINALK, from the coding sequence ATGAAATATACTGAGATTAAAGATAAAACAGCAGCTGAGCTTGCAACAATGTTAAAAGAAAAAAAGGTGCTTTTGTTTACTTTAAAACAAAAGCTAAAAACTATGCAACTAACTAATCCAAAAGAGATTAGTCAAGCAAAAAAAGACATTGCTAGAATCAATACAGCAATTAACGCTTTAAAATAA
- the rplP gene encoding 50S ribosomal protein L16: MLMPKRTKYRKMMKGRNRGYANRGTEFTFGDYALKATEAGRINSRQIEAARIALTRFVKRQGKTWIRVFPDKPLTKKPLETRMGKGKGGVEEWVMNIKPGRIIYEMAGVSEEMAREALTLAMHKLPFKTKFVTRESQNEIY, from the coding sequence ATGTTAATGCCAAAAAGAACAAAATATCGTAAGATGATGAAAGGGCGTAACAGAGGTTATGCTAATCGTGGAACTGAATTTACATTTGGTGATTATGCGTTAAAAGCAACTGAAGCAGGACGCATCAATTCACGCCAAATTGAAGCAGCTCGTATTGCTTTAACTCGTTTTGTTAAAAGACAAGGTAAAACTTGGATTAGAGTTTTCCCTGATAAGCCTTTAACCAAAAAGCCTTTAGAAACTCGTATGGGTAAAGGTAAAGGTGGAGTTGAAGAATGGGTAATGAATATTAAACCAGGTCGTATTATTTATGAAATGGCAGGTGTAAGCGAAGAAATGGCAAGAGAAGCTTTGACTTTAGCAATGCATAAATTACCATTTAAAACTAAGTTTGTTACAAGAGAGAGCCAAAATGAAATATACTGA
- the rpsC gene encoding 30S ribosomal protein S3 yields MGQKVNPIGLRLGINRNWESRWFPTKANLVENIGEDYKIRAFLKRKLYYAGISQILVERTAKKLRVTVVAARPGIIIGKKGSDVDILRKELQDLIGKDVNINIKEERKAGASAQLAAESVATQLEKRIAFRRAMKKVIQGAQKAGAKGIKVSVSGRLGGAEMARTEWYLEGRVPLHTLRARIDYGFAEARTTYGNIGVKVWIFKGEVLQKGVQPEKTEEAAPAKKPRRTRRSK; encoded by the coding sequence ATGGGACAAAAAGTAAATCCAATCGGTCTAAGACTAGGAATTAATAGAAATTGGGAATCAAGATGGTTTCCAACTAAAGCAAATTTAGTAGAAAATATTGGTGAAGATTATAAAATCAGAGCTTTCTTAAAAAGAAAACTTTACTATGCAGGAATCAGTCAAATTTTGGTTGAAAGAACAGCAAAAAAACTTCGTGTAACCGTTGTTGCTGCAAGACCAGGAATTATCATTGGTAAAAAAGGTAGTGATGTTGATATTTTAAGAAAAGAATTGCAAGATTTAATCGGCAAAGATGTAAATATCAATATTAAAGAAGAAAGAAAAGCAGGTGCTTCAGCTCAACTTGCTGCTGAAAGCGTTGCGACTCAACTTGAAAAAAGAATTGCTTTTAGAAGAGCGATGAAAAAAGTAATTCAAGGAGCACAAAAAGCAGGTGCTAAGGGTATTAAAGTTTCAGTTTCTGGTCGTTTAGGTGGTGCTGAAATGGCTAGAACTGAATGGTATCTTGAAGGTCGTGTACCACTTCATACTTTAAGAGCAAGAATTGATTATGGTTTTGCGGAAGCTAGAACTACTTATGGAAACATCGGTGTGAAAGTTTGGATCTTTAAAGGTGAAGTTTTACAAAAAGGTGTTCAACCTGAAAAAACAGAAGAAGCGGCTCCTGCTAAAAAACCAAGACGCACAAGAAGGAGTAAATAA
- the rplV gene encoding 50S ribosomal protein L22, with translation MSRALIKFIRLSPTKARLIAREVQGMNAELAMASLKFMPNKGAKYIANAISSAVANGGFEANEVIVKSCRVDAGAVLKRFRPRARGSASRIRKPTSHILVEVSKVEAKADKKTSAKATSTKKATAKKEN, from the coding sequence ATGAGTAGAGCATTAATTAAATTCATAAGATTATCTCCAACTAAAGCGAGATTAATTGCAAGAGAAGTTCAAGGAATGAATGCAGAATTAGCGATGGCTAGTTTAAAATTTATGCCAAATAAAGGTGCTAAATACATTGCCAATGCAATTTCAAGTGCAGTAGCAAATGGCGGTTTTGAAGCAAATGAAGTAATCGTAAAAAGTTGCCGCGTAGATGCAGGTGCAGTGTTAAAAAGATTTAGACCGCGTGCTAGAGGAAGTGCAAGTCGTATTAGAAAACCAACTTCACATATTTTGGTAGAAGTAAGCAAAGTAGAAGCAAAAGCAGATAAAAAAACTTCAGCTAAAGCGACAAGCACCAAAAAAGCAACAGCAAAAAAGGAAAACTAA
- the rpsS gene encoding 30S ribosomal protein S19 yields MARSLKKGPFVDDHVMKKVIAAKKANDNKPIKTWSRRSTIIPDMIGLTFNVHNGKSFIPVYVTENHIGYKLGEFAPTRTFKGHKGSVQKKIGK; encoded by the coding sequence ATGGCTAGATCACTAAAAAAAGGTCCTTTTGTTGATGATCATGTAATGAAAAAAGTCATCGCTGCTAAAAAGGCTAATGATAATAAACCTATTAAAACTTGGTCTCGTAGAAGCACTATCATTCCTGATATGATAGGTTTAACTTTCAATGTTCATAATGGCAAAAGTTTTATCCCAGTCTATGTGACTGAAAATCACATCGGTTACAAACTTGGTGAATTTGCTCCAACTCGCACATTTAAAGGGCACAAAGGCTCTGTGCAAAAGAAAATTGGTAAGTAA
- the rplB gene encoding 50S ribosomal protein L2: MAIKTYKPYTPSRRYITGLSSEDITAKPSVRSLLIKLPAHAGRNSYGRITSRHKEAGAKKLYRIIDFKRRKFGIEGKVEAIEYDPYRNCRIALISYKDGEKRYILQPRGLGVGDIVAAAESGLDIKPGNAMKLKNIPVGTIVHNVELKPGKGGQMIRSAGAYAQLMGKEDKYVILRLASGEMRQVLAECMASIGEVGNEEWANVTIGKAGRNRYRGIRPQTRGSAMNPVDHPHGGGEGKKNSGRHPVTPWGKPTKGAKTRRKKASDKLIISRRKGK; the protein is encoded by the coding sequence ATGGCAATTAAAACTTATAAACCATATACTCCAAGTAGAAGATATATCACAGGTTTAAGTTCTGAAGATATTACAGCAAAACCAAGTGTTCGTTCGCTACTTATTAAACTTCCAGCTCATGCGGGTCGCAATAGTTATGGAAGAATTACAAGTCGTCATAAAGAAGCAGGTGCTAAAAAACTTTATAGAATTATCGATTTTAAACGCCGCAAATTTGGCATTGAAGGTAAAGTAGAGGCGATTGAGTATGATCCATATAGAAATTGTAGAATTGCTTTGATTTCTTATAAAGATGGAGAAAAAAGATATATTCTTCAACCACGCGGACTTGGTGTTGGTGATATCGTTGCAGCAGCTGAAAGTGGACTTGATATTAAGCCGGGTAATGCAATGAAGCTTAAAAACATTCCAGTGGGAACTATAGTTCATAATGTTGAGTTAAAACCAGGTAAAGGCGGTCAAATGATCCGTTCAGCAGGTGCTTATGCACAACTTATGGGTAAAGAAGATAAATATGTTATCTTAAGACTTGCAAGTGGTGAAATGAGACAGGTTTTAGCCGAATGTATGGCAAGTATAGGTGAAGTTGGAAATGAAGAATGGGCAAATGTGACTATCGGTAAAGCAGGTAGAAATAGATATAGAGGAATTCGTCCACAAACTCGTGGTTCTGCCATGAACCCAGTAGATCACCCACACGGTGGTGGTGAAGGTAAGAAAAATTCAGGTCGTCACCCAGTAACTCCATGGGGCAAACCAACCAAAGGTGCGAAAACTCGCCGTAAAAAAGCTAGTGATAAACTAATAATTTCAAGAAGAAAAGGAAAGTAA
- a CDS encoding 50S ribosomal protein L23, which yields MADITDIKTILYTEKSLNLQEQGVVVIQTSPKMTKTGLKAVLKEYFGVTPQSINSLRMDGKVKRFRGRLGQRNDYKKFYVKLPEGVSLENTEA from the coding sequence ATGGCAGATATTACTGATATTAAAACAATACTTTATACAGAAAAAAGTTTGAATTTGCAAGAGCAAGGTGTCGTAGTTATTCAAACTTCACCAAAAATGACTAAAACAGGTTTAAAAGCGGTTTTAAAAGAATATTTTGGTGTAACTCCGCAAAGCATCAATTCCTTAAGAATGGATGGAAAAGTAAAACGCTTTAGGGGTCGTTTAGGTCAAAGAAATGACTATAAAAAATTCTATGTTAAGCTACCAGAAGGTGTTAGCTTAGAAAATACGGAGGCTTAA
- the rplD gene encoding 50S ribosomal protein L4 translates to MSKVTVLNDKFEKTSELELPASYAEVNSHNLYLYVKSYLASLRANTAHTKGRSDVSGGGKKPWRQKGRGGARAGSTRTNVWVGGAVAFGPKNNRNYFQKVNKKQKRLALERALMDKANNSMLFAVENLTIESGKTKDANAVIKKLGVKDALIVKDLLDEKTLLAYRNLANCYVVDISEVNAYLVSVFNAVIIEKSALESITKEG, encoded by the coding sequence ATGAGTAAAGTAACGGTTTTAAATGATAAATTTGAAAAAACAAGCGAACTTGAACTTCCTGCAAGTTATGCAGAGGTAAATTCACACAATCTTTACCTTTATGTAAAATCTTATCTTGCAAGTCTTAGAGCAAATACAGCTCATACAAAAGGTAGAAGTGATGTAAGTGGTGGCGGTAAAAAGCCTTGGAGACAAAAAGGTCGTGGCGGCGCAAGAGCGGGATCAACCAGAACAAATGTTTGGGTTGGCGGTGCTGTGGCATTTGGACCTAAAAATAATCGTAATTATTTTCAAAAAGTAAATAAAAAGCAAAAAAGATTAGCGCTTGAAAGAGCTTTAATGGATAAAGCAAATAATAGTATGCTTTTTGCAGTTGAAAATTTAACGATTGAAAGTGGTAAAACAAAAGACGCAAACGCTGTAATTAAAAAGCTTGGTGTAAAAGATGCGTTAATTGTTAAAGATTTACTAGATGAAAAAACACTTCTAGCTTACAGAAATTTAGCAAATTGCTATGTGGTTGATATAAGTGAAGTTAATGCTTATTTAGTATCTGTATTTAATGCTGTGATTATTGAAAAATCAGCATTAGAATCTATTACAAAAGAGGGATAA
- the rplC gene encoding 50S ribosomal protein L3, whose product MEYIVEKIGMSRTISNPSIPVTLLKLVDTKVCEVVNGKAIVAYSKGKNKNKCIVGQQKKYNLSAEFNKFATLEVANNEAGDIDVNPLSEAKILKVSFNSKGRGYSGVMKRHNFAGGPASHGSRFHRRHGSIGNREWPGRVQPGMKMAGHYGNTTVTVKNEVVSYDAENKILVVKGAVPGYNGAMGRIRIAK is encoded by the coding sequence ATGGAATATATTGTAGAAAAAATTGGAATGAGTAGAACTATAAGCAATCCAAGTATCCCAGTGACTTTATTAAAACTCGTTGATACAAAAGTTTGTGAAGTGGTAAATGGTAAAGCTATTGTAGCCTATTCAAAAGGTAAAAATAAAAATAAATGTATTGTAGGTCAGCAAAAAAAATACAATCTTTCTGCAGAATTTAACAAATTTGCGACTTTAGAAGTAGCAAATAATGAAGCAGGTGATATTGATGTAAATCCTTTAAGTGAAGCAAAAATTCTAAAAGTAAGCTTTAATTCTAAAGGTAGAGGTTATAGCGGGGTTATGAAAAGACATAATTTTGCTGGTGGTCCTGCAAGTCATGGTTCAAGATTTCACAGACGCCATGGTTCTATTGGTAATAGAGAATGGCCAGGTCGCGTTCAACCAGGTATGAAAATGGCAGGACATTACGGAAATACAACTGTAACTGTAAAAAACGAAGTTGTATCTTATGATGCTGAAAATAAAATTTTAGTTGTAAAAGGTGCAGTGCCAGGATATAACGGTGCTATGGGTAGAATAAGGATTGCAAAATGA
- the rpsJ gene encoding 30S ribosomal protein S10 — translation MERIRLKLKAYDHRVLDRTVAAIVEAVKRTGADIRGPVPMPTKIKRYTVLKSPHINKDSREQFEMRIHARMLDIVAATPDTVDSLTKLDLAPEVSVEVRAMGK, via the coding sequence ATGGAAAGAATTAGGCTTAAGCTTAAAGCTTATGACCATCGAGTACTAGATAGAACAGTTGCAGCAATTGTAGAAGCTGTCAAAAGAACAGGTGCGGATATCAGAGGTCCAGTGCCAATGCCTACTAAAATCAAACGCTATACAGTGTTAAAATCTCCACACATTAATAAAGATTCTCGTGAACAATTTGAGATGAGAATTCATGCGCGTATGCTTGATATTGTAGCGGCAACTCCAGACACAGTTGATTCTTTAACCAAGCTTGATTTAGCGCCAGAAGTAAGCGTTGAAGTAAGAGCAATGGGAAAATAA
- a CDS encoding MerR family transcriptional regulator has translation MAYTIKDVEKETKISSHTLRFWAKKGLFPFVQKDENGIKYFAKSDIEWAKWIEWLRISGMSCEQIKHYIMLCPLGIKTAKERQDMLKRAKKELQIQIKTLKESEKVLSKKIKIYEDMLKNEIDGFNPQSKDYTPCDKFCKA, from the coding sequence ATGGCCTATACGATAAAAGATGTAGAAAAAGAAACAAAAATAAGCTCACATACGCTAAGATTTTGGGCTAAAAAAGGCTTGTTTCCCTTTGTCCAAAAAGATGAAAATGGAATTAAATATTTTGCAAAAAGCGATATAGAATGGGCAAAATGGATAGAATGGCTTAGAATTTCGGGCATGAGTTGTGAGCAAATAAAACACTATATAATGCTTTGTCCTTTGGGCATAAAAACCGCCAAAGAAAGACAGGATATGCTAAAAAGGGCAAAAAAAGAACTACAAATTCAAATCAAAACTCTAAAAGAAAGCGAAAAAGTCTTAAGCAAAAAAATCAAAATTTATGAAGATATGTTAAAAAATGAAATAGATGGTTTTAATCCGCAAAGTAAAGATTATACACCTTGTGATAAATTTTGCAAAGCTTAA
- a CDS encoding DUF2165 family protein, which yields MQCYSTAYFLRLSKIIILLTVASLGGIVVFGNVTDYNSNFQFVSHVMSMDTKPDYLGEAIVYRAITSPIIHHIGYIGIICFETFITLTALKGAWDMFKARKLDAKVFHEAKKWGIVALTCCCILWFFAFQVVAAEWFGMWMSKTWNGLPDATRLVTYMFIALIYISLKNDD from the coding sequence ATGCAGTGTTATTCTACGGCGTATTTTTTAAGATTATCTAAAATCATCATCTTGCTTACTGTGGCTTCTTTGGGTGGTATTGTCGTGTTTGGAAATGTGACAGATTATAATTCTAATTTCCAATTTGTTTCTCATGTCATGAGTATGGATACTAAACCTGATTATTTAGGTGAGGCTATCGTTTATAGAGCTATTACTTCGCCAATTATCCATCATATTGGCTATATAGGCATCATTTGTTTTGAGACTTTTATCACGCTGACTGCTTTAAAGGGTGCTTGGGATATGTTTAAGGCAAGAAAGCTTGATGCTAAAGTGTTTCATGAAGCTAAAAAATGGGGAATTGTAGCTTTAACTTGTTGTTGTATTCTTTGGTTTTTTGCTTTTCAAGTAGTGGCTGCTGAGTGGTTTGGAATGTGGATGAGCAAGACTTGGAATGGCTTACCAGATGCTACAAGATTAGTAACTTATATGTTTATAGCTTTAATTTATATTAGTTTAAAAAATGATGATTGA
- the arsB gene encoding ACR3 family arsenite efflux transporter — MLGFIDRFLTLWIFLAIFSGLILGVIFPDIALFWNLFAYKEINVLLSLCLILMMYPPLAKVDYTKLSKVFDSKKIILLSMVLNWLVGPLLMFILAFIFLKDEPLYMQGVVIIGLARCIAMVVVWSDLAKGDMEYTSALVAMNSIFQIFFFSALAYVYLDFLPSLFDKNLATNLNINFSMISENVLIYLGIPFLMGFITRFLLLKYKNKQWYENTFLPKISPITLITLLLTIIIMCSLKGDKVFELPLEALKIAFVLVMYFVIMFFITWFISKKNKIPYSKTCSLCFSASGNNFELAIIVCIATFGLNSEQAFASIIGPLVEVPVLILLVKWALMKKEISRF; from the coding sequence ATGCTAGGTTTTATCGATAGATTTCTTACGCTTTGGATATTTTTAGCTATTTTTTCGGGACTTATTTTGGGTGTTATTTTTCCTGATATTGCTTTATTTTGGAATTTATTTGCATATAAAGAAATAAATGTATTGTTAAGCCTTTGTCTTATTTTGATGATGTATCCACCTTTGGCAAAAGTTGATTATACAAAGCTTTCAAAGGTGTTTGATTCTAAAAAGATTATTTTACTTTCTATGGTTTTAAATTGGCTTGTTGGACCTTTGCTTATGTTTATTTTAGCTTTTATTTTTTTAAAAGATGAGCCTTTGTATATGCAAGGAGTTGTTATCATAGGCTTAGCAAGATGCATTGCAATGGTGGTTGTGTGGAGTGATTTAGCAAAAGGCGATATGGAATACACTAGTGCTTTAGTGGCGATGAATAGTATTTTTCAAATTTTCTTTTTTTCTGCTTTGGCTTATGTTTATTTAGACTTTTTACCAAGCCTTTTTGATAAAAATTTAGCGACTAATTTAAATATTAATTTTTCTATGATTAGTGAAAATGTTTTGATTTATTTAGGAATTCCTTTTTTAATGGGCTTTATAACGAGATTTTTACTTTTAAAATACAAAAACAAACAATGGTATGAAAATACTTTTTTGCCAAAAATCAGTCCCATAACACTTATAACTTTGCTTTTAACCATCATCATTATGTGTTCTTTAAAAGGCGATAAAGTGTTTGAGTTGCCTTTGGAAGCTTTGAAAATCGCCTTTGTTTTGGTAATGTATTTTGTTATTATGTTTTTTATAACTTGGTTTATTTCTAAGAAAAATAAAATTCCTTATTCTAAAACTTGTTCTTTATGCTTTAGTGCAAGTGGGAATAATTTTGAATTAGCTATCATTGTTTGCATTGCTACTTTTGGACTCAATTCAGAGCAAGCTTTTGCAAGTATTATAGGGCCTTTAGTAGAAGTGCCTGTGCTTATTTTACTTGTGAAATGGGCTTTGATGAAGAAAGAAATTTCAAGATTTTAA
- a CDS encoding arsenate reductase ArsC gives MKIAFICVHNSCRSQMAEALARYKAKNMGIDIEVFSAGSDISKGINPQAIKLMYEIYQINMKKHYPKLINSLPKDLDIVVSMGCGVACPNLKSRYYFDFKLSDPSGSCDNEFKKIIQILDSKLTALLWTIKTNSLKGFAC, from the coding sequence ATGAAGATAGCATTTATCTGCGTACATAATAGTTGTCGCTCTCAAATGGCAGAAGCGCTAGCTAGATATAAAGCTAAAAATATGGGAATAGATATCGAAGTATTTTCCGCAGGAAGTGATATTTCTAAAGGTATTAATCCGCAAGCCATTAAACTCATGTATGAAATTTATCAAATTAATATGAAAAAACATTATCCAAAATTGATAAATTCTTTGCCAAAAGATTTAGATATAGTCGTAAGTATGGGGTGTGGCGTGGCTTGTCCAAATTTAAAATCAAGATATTATTTTGATTTTAAATTAAGCGATCCAAGCGGAAGCTGTGATAATGAATTTAAGAAAATAATTCAAATTTTAGATTCTAAACTAACAGCTCTTTTGTGGACTATTAAGACAAATTCTCTTAAAGGTTTTGCATGCTAG
- a CDS encoding metalloregulator ArsR/SmtB family transcription factor: protein MQKFLTIISAVNDESRVLILYHLLKHKELCVCNLQELLNMGQSRLSRHLKILKDAGFLYVKRKGTWAYYGISDELLKLHLDLFENIKNLDIKNAILEKICKYEDKE, encoded by the coding sequence ATGCAAAAATTTTTAACCATTATTTCAGCGGTAAATGATGAAAGCAGAGTGCTTATTTTATATCATCTTTTAAAGCATAAAGAACTTTGCGTGTGCAATCTACAAGAACTTTTAAATATGGGTCAATCAAGACTTTCAAGGCATTTAAAAATTTTAAAAGATGCAGGATTTTTATATGTTAAACGCAAGGGAACTTGGGCTTATTATGGTATTAGCGATGAGCTTTTAAAACTTCATTTAGATCTTTTTGAAAATATTAAAAATTTAGATATTAAAAATGCTATTTTGGAAAAAATATGTAAGTATGAGGATAAAGAATGA